A single genomic interval of Bacteroidales bacterium harbors:
- a CDS encoding TonB-dependent receptor plug domain-containing protein, whose amino-acid sequence MFQKLLYALGLTLFMSYGLYAQSSGTLKGRLVDKETKEPIPFANIIAESGGKQEGGSTTDFDGYYTIKPISPGVYDVKATYVGYKPVMVQGVVVKGVSITFLDIEMESSATMLDVVEIVDYKVPLIEKDGGSSGGTVTSEEIDKMPGRAAESVAITVGGVLSKDGEMGSIRGGRENATVMYIDGVRVRGSSSVPKAALEQVSVITGGLPASYGDATSGVVNVTTKGASRVFGAGLELVTSKFLDPYNYNLVGFNVQGPLIKGKDSTSGTSVLGYFLAGELTYQKDNYPFHGGFYKAKDEYLAEVEKNPLRETGLGFGTYYNLQFAGMDNLDKIKAKIEAPSMSANLLLKLDVKTTKNTNLSFGGSLNYNNYISYNHLSSIFNYKEYPQGINNTWRVFGRFTQRFDSDTSNLVQNVFYSIQADYTQINGLSQHQRHKGDLFKYGHVGTFNTYKDRSYELTDLSESGLYNVYVLNNYYDTLVTFEPSPYNPITANYTRQYYDLYDLHSGYYMNSNLIQNGGALLNGMSPNSIYGMWASPGTIISGFSKSNSHQIGVNINASADVKNHAFEFGIQYEQLYDAYIEYAPSSFWYQMRELTNYHIRELDLNNPQKVVDAYGVFQDTINYNRLYDPGTQSTFDKNLRAALGLAENSTEWIDVDSYDPSMFKVDWFSADELLNNGNYLVSYYGYDHTGKKLKSKPSFDDFFTKIGPNGKHTREIGAFEPIYMAGYILDKFTFKDLIFNIGLRVDRFDANQMVLKDDFLIYEAKTVSEVTNLGAHPSNMPGSATVYVDDVKNPQNITGYRVGDVWYNAEGNQITDPSLIYTSSGIAPYLVDPELIKPTSSSFKDYSPQFTYMPRIAFSFPISDVALFTAHYDVTSKRPTDGNRLNPLSYFFINENSASLIANPNLKPEKTIDYELGFQQVLNTKSALKLAAYYREMRDLVQVYRFHGAYPVSYMSFKNMDFGTVKGLTAAYDLRRTSNLQMRASYTLQFADGTGSNATSAANLVNTGQPNLRTLNPLDYDRRHGFALSLDYRFKDGKEYNGPKINRKMGDNKVKVIPILQNTGINFTFTGGSGTPYTKSRRIYSSIVGAGSPELQGMINGSRLPWSFRVDAKIDRDIYVKVGKKELGMNVYLEVLNVLNSKNIMAVYRSTGNPDDDGYLEAAEYQSGIKAQVSEDAYRLFYSLRVDSPYNYSLPRRIRFGVYFNL is encoded by the coding sequence ATGTTTCAAAAATTACTCTATGCCTTAGGATTGACACTTTTTATGAGTTATGGCTTATATGCACAGTCCTCTGGTACGTTGAAAGGAAGATTGGTAGATAAGGAAACTAAGGAACCAATCCCATTTGCAAATATTATTGCAGAATCAGGTGGAAAGCAAGAAGGCGGATCTACTACCGACTTCGATGGGTATTACACAATAAAGCCTATTTCTCCTGGAGTTTATGATGTTAAAGCAACTTATGTTGGCTACAAGCCTGTTATGGTACAAGGAGTTGTAGTTAAAGGTGTCAGTATCACATTTTTGGATATTGAGATGGAGTCATCTGCAACAATGTTAGATGTTGTTGAAATTGTTGATTATAAAGTTCCTTTGATAGAAAAAGACGGTGGATCTTCAGGCGGAACTGTAACATCAGAAGAAATAGACAAAATGCCAGGTCGTGCAGCTGAATCAGTTGCTATTACTGTTGGTGGCGTGCTTTCAAAAGATGGTGAAATGGGTTCTATTCGTGGTGGTCGTGAAAATGCTACAGTAATGTATATTGACGGTGTTCGTGTGCGTGGTTCTTCTTCTGTGCCAAAAGCAGCTTTAGAACAAGTGTCTGTTATTACTGGTGGTCTCCCAGCTAGTTATGGTGATGCAACAAGTGGAGTTGTAAACGTAACCACAAAAGGTGCTAGTAGAGTATTTGGAGCTGGCTTAGAATTAGTAACTTCGAAATTTTTAGATCCTTACAATTACAATCTTGTTGGATTTAATGTTCAAGGTCCTTTAATTAAAGGTAAAGATTCTACAAGTGGAACTTCTGTGCTTGGATATTTCTTAGCAGGTGAACTTACTTATCAAAAAGATAATTATCCATTTCATGGTGGTTTTTACAAAGCTAAAGATGAATATTTGGCAGAAGTTGAAAAAAATCCATTAAGAGAAACTGGTCTAGGATTTGGAACATACTATAATCTACAGTTTGCAGGAATGGACAACCTTGATAAAATAAAGGCTAAAATTGAAGCTCCTTCAATGTCTGCAAATCTTCTATTAAAGTTAGATGTTAAAACAACTAAAAATACAAACCTATCTTTTGGTGGTTCTTTAAATTATAATAATTATATATCTTATAACCATCTTTCTTCTATATTTAATTATAAAGAATATCCTCAAGGAATTAATAATACATGGCGTGTTTTTGGACGTTTTACTCAACGTTTTGATTCTGACACATCTAATTTGGTTCAAAATGTATTTTACAGCATTCAGGCTGACTATACTCAAATTAATGGATTGTCTCAACACCAAAGACATAAAGGAGATTTATTTAAATATGGTCATGTTGGTACATTCAATACATATAAAGACAGATCTTATGAATTAACTGATTTATCAGAGTCTGGTTTATATAATGTATATGTTTTAAATAACTATTACGACACATTAGTTACTTTTGAACCAAGTCCATATAATCCTATTACTGCAAACTATACAAGACAATATTATGATTTGTATGATTTGCATAGCGGATATTATATGAATTCAAACTTAATCCAAAATGGTGGTGCTTTGTTAAATGGAATGTCGCCAAATTCTATATATGGAATGTGGGCTTCTCCAGGAACTATAATTAGTGGTTTTTCAAAATCTAATTCTCATCAAATTGGTGTGAATATAAACGCTTCTGCTGATGTTAAAAATCATGCTTTTGAGTTTGGTATTCAATATGAACAATTATACGATGCATATATTGAATATGCTCCATCTTCATTCTGGTATCAAATGAGAGAATTGACAAACTACCATATTAGAGAGCTTGATTTAAATAATCCACAAAAAGTAGTAGATGCTTATGGTGTTTTCCAAGATACGATAAATTATAATAGATTATATGACCCAGGAACACAATCAACATTTGATAAAAACTTAAGAGCAGCATTAGGCTTAGCTGAAAATAGTACTGAATGGATTGATGTAGATTCTTATGATCCATCTATGTTTAAAGTTGATTGGTTTAGTGCAGATGAGTTGTTAAATAATGGTAATTATTTAGTAAGCTATTATGGTTATGACCATACAGGTAAAAAATTAAAATCTAAACCAAGTTTTGACGACTTTTTTACTAAAATAGGTCCTAACGGCAAACATACTCGTGAAATAGGAGCTTTTGAACCTATTTACATGGCTGGTTACATTTTAGATAAATTTACTTTTAAAGACCTTATTTTTAACATTGGTTTACGTGTTGACCGATTTGATGCAAACCAAATGGTGTTAAAAGATGACTTTTTAATATATGAAGCAAAAACTGTAAGCGAAGTAACAAATTTGGGTGCACATCCATCTAATATGCCAGGCTCAGCAACAGTTTATGTAGATGATGTAAAAAATCCACAAAATATTACAGGATATAGAGTTGGTGATGTTTGGTATAATGCTGAAGGAAATCAAATTACCGACCCATCTCTTATTTATACTTCTAGCGGTATTGCTCCTTATTTGGTTGACCCAGAACTTATTAAACCTACTTCAAGCTCCTTTAAAGATTATTCTCCACAGTTTACTTATATGCCTCGTATTGCCTTTTCTTTCCCAATTTCTGATGTGGCTTTGTTTACTGCTCACTATGACGTAACATCAAAACGTCCTACTGATGGAAATAGATTAAATCCGCTAAGTTATTTCTTCATTAATGAAAACTCAGCAAGTCTTATAGCTAATCCGAACTTAAAGCCTGAAAAAACAATTGACTATGAATTAGGTTTCCAACAAGTTTTGAATACAAAATCTGCTTTAAAATTGGCAGCGTATTATAGAGAAATGAGAGACTTAGTACAAGTATACCGTTTCCATGGTGCATATCCAGTAAGCTATATGTCTTTTAAAAACATGGACTTTGGAACAGTTAAAGGTTTAACTGCTGCTTATGATTTACGTCGTACTTCAAATTTGCAGATGAGAGCTAGCTATACATTGCAGTTCGCTGACGGAACAGGTTCTAATGCAACATCAGCTGCAAATTTAGTTAATACTGGTCAACCAAACTTACGTACATTAAATCCATTAGATTATGACCGCAGACATGGTTTTGCTTTGTCATTAGACTATAGATTTAAAGACGGAAAAGAATATAATGGTCCAAAAATAAACAGAAAAATGGGCGACAATAAAGTTAAAGTAATACCTATATTGCAAAACACAGGTATTAACTTTACATTTACTGGTGGCTCAGGAACGCCTTACACAAAATCTAGAAGAATTTATTCTTCAATAGTTGGTGCTGGTAGTCCTGAATTACAAGGTATGATAAATGGAAGCCGTTTGCCTTGGTCATTCCGTGTTGATGCTAAAATTGACAGAGATATTTATGTGAAAGTTGGCAAAAAAGAACTTGGAATGAATGTTTATCTTGAAGTGTTGAACGTGCTAAATAGTAAAAATATTATGGCAGTTTATCGCTCAACAGGTAACCCTGATGATGATGGATACCTTGAAGCTGCTGAATACCAATCAGGTATAAAAGCACAGGTAAGTGAAGATGCTTACAGATTGTTTTACTCTTTAAGAGTGGATAGTCCATATAATTACAGTTTGCCAAGGCGTATTAGATTTGGCGTTTATTTTAATCTTTAA
- a CDS encoding response regulator, with the protein MVRAIIIDDEESARTTLKALLLRYVPDVQVVAEAYNVESGVNAIKQHTPDLIFLDIQMPDGSGFRLLELIPDIDFNVIFTTAYDQYALKAIKANALDYLLKPIVPEDLKNAVEKHKNNVSSGSNSFILKNLLENISNESKKIALHTFEGIHVVQMADIIRCQSDDCYTNIFLNDGKQVMVSKTLKEIEESLSANMFIRTHKSHLVNMDYIKTVIRQDGGYIIMKDGSEIPISRRKKEAVMKIINKI; encoded by the coding sequence ATGGTAAGAGCTATAATTATAGATGATGAGGAATCCGCAAGAACAACCCTAAAAGCTTTGCTCCTGAGATATGTTCCTGATGTGCAGGTGGTTGCAGAGGCTTATAATGTTGAGTCAGGCGTTAATGCTATAAAGCAACATACTCCAGATTTGATTTTCCTTGATATTCAAATGCCCGATGGGAGTGGTTTTAGGCTTTTAGAATTAATCCCTGATATAGATTTTAACGTTATTTTTACTACCGCCTACGACCAATATGCGCTAAAAGCAATAAAAGCCAATGCTCTAGATTATTTATTAAAGCCAATAGTGCCGGAAGACCTAAAAAATGCTGTTGAAAAACACAAAAACAATGTGTCGTCAGGCTCAAATAGTTTTATTCTAAAAAATCTTTTGGAAAATATAAGTAATGAAAGTAAAAAAATAGCTTTGCATACGTTTGAAGGAATTCATGTAGTACAAATGGCTGATATAATCAGGTGCCAAAGCGATGATTGCTATACAAATATTTTTTTAAATGATGGAAAGCAAGTTATGGTGTCAAAAACCTTAAAAGAAATAGAAGAAAGTTTATCTGCCAACATGTTTATAAGAACCCATAAGTCGCATTTGGTTAATATGGACTATATTAAAACAGTTATCAGACAAGATGGTGGTTATATTATAATGAAGGATGGCTCTGAAATTCCAATTTCAAGACGTAAAAAAGAAGCTGTAATGAAAATTATTAATAAAATTTAA